One Pirellulaceae bacterium genomic region harbors:
- a CDS encoding ABC transporter permease/substrate-binding protein encodes MNNDLWRRIAQQFETLPDRLGGHIFLSLTALAIGMLISIPLGVWVARRPRAEQVALLLASIVQTIPSLALLALMVFAWGTIGWIPALIALVLYSVLPMLRNTITGLQNIDPAVIEAAQGVGMNQRQSLMLVCLPLALPTIVAGIRTASVWVVGAATIAQPVGATSLGNYIFVGLQTFNPVSLLFGCVFAGMLALCLDALLHRLEIAAQQRSRRLAGFVVGGLLLLIISPTLIGQLELAAGKPLPRAVRKIPESTQQQKFVVGGKAFTEQYILANVVREQLEAAGLEVELRDGMGSATTFRALETDQIDCYVEYTGTVWTNYMRRKEMVSPVEMLIDVASYLKQEKNIICLGPLGFSNDYAFAMKEARADHLGVRTLNDLAKVSQTMKGGTDIEFFDRPEWTSVGQAYGLEFAENVTMDPTLMYGAIDTGQLDVVIAFNTDGRIKAYDLRVIEDPAYSLPPYDAVLLVSEKMARNRAAMQALRPLIQSISPAEMRTANGMVDIDGDSVKQAAEYLEKSIRKKRD; translated from the coding sequence ATGAATAACGATCTCTGGCGGCGAATCGCTCAACAATTCGAGACCCTGCCGGATCGACTGGGCGGGCACATCTTTCTATCGCTCACGGCCCTGGCGATCGGAATGCTGATCAGCATCCCTTTGGGAGTCTGGGTGGCTCGACGGCCACGCGCCGAACAAGTTGCTTTGTTGCTGGCGAGTATCGTGCAAACGATTCCAAGTCTGGCTCTTCTCGCCTTGATGGTCTTTGCCTGGGGAACTATCGGCTGGATTCCCGCTCTGATCGCTTTGGTGCTTTATAGTGTGCTGCCGATGTTGCGGAATACGATTACCGGTCTGCAGAACATCGATCCGGCCGTCATTGAAGCGGCACAAGGCGTAGGTATGAACCAGCGGCAGTCGTTGATGTTGGTGTGTTTGCCGCTTGCCTTGCCGACGATTGTGGCAGGGATTCGAACGGCCAGTGTGTGGGTCGTTGGCGCCGCGACAATCGCACAACCGGTCGGTGCGACCAGTCTTGGAAATTATATCTTTGTCGGCTTGCAGACATTTAATCCGGTATCTTTGCTGTTCGGATGCGTGTTTGCGGGCATGTTGGCGTTGTGTTTGGATGCGCTTCTGCATCGATTAGAGATTGCCGCGCAGCAGCGAAGTCGGCGGCTGGCGGGATTTGTGGTCGGAGGTTTGCTGCTATTGATCATCTCGCCAACGCTCATTGGACAACTTGAGTTGGCTGCCGGGAAACCATTGCCCCGAGCCGTTCGGAAAATCCCAGAGTCAACTCAACAACAAAAGTTTGTTGTGGGTGGCAAAGCGTTTACCGAACAATACATCCTGGCGAATGTGGTTCGTGAACAGCTCGAGGCCGCTGGGCTTGAAGTGGAATTGCGAGATGGAATGGGGTCCGCCACAACGTTTCGAGCTCTGGAAACGGATCAAATCGATTGCTACGTTGAATATACGGGTACCGTGTGGACGAACTATATGCGCCGTAAGGAAATGGTGTCGCCGGTCGAAATGTTGATTGATGTGGCCAGCTATTTGAAACAGGAAAAGAATATTATCTGCCTTGGTCCGCTCGGATTCAGCAATGACTACGCCTTTGCGATGAAGGAGGCACGTGCGGACCATCTGGGTGTTCGGACTTTGAATGATTTGGCCAAAGTGAGTCAGACCATGAAAGGTGGGACCGATATTGAGTTTTTTGATCGACCTGAATGGACCAGTGTTGGCCAAGCCTATGGTTTGGAGTTCGCTGAAAACGTGACGATGGATCCCACCTTGATGTATGGTGCGATCGATACGGGGCAACTGGACGTAGTGATCGCGTTCAATACGGATGGCCGGATAAAAGCTTATGATTTGCGAGTGATCGAAGATCCAGCTTACTCATTACCACCTTACGATGCGGTATTATTGGTGTCTGAGAAAATGGCCCGTAATCGGGCGGCCATGCAAGCGCTTCGACCCTTGATACAATCCATCTCGCCAGCCGAGATGCGTACCGCCAATGGAATGGTCGATATCGATGGGGACTCCGTTAAGCAAGCTGCTGAATATCTGGAAAAATCAATTCGCAAGAAACGCGATTGA
- a CDS encoding chemotaxis protein CheW, with product MINSIGNVTNSPTTQRPTDLQTCEKYCVFEVGTSTLGVLATAVREVALRPQIAAVPDANHLLAGLCHLRNEFLPVVNLLDLDVASKSQSGGQQVIVITAGNGPWALLVDRVIGLVPLEVSLSSEAGTALGWTSSVMGSASHDDRIVQVLDANSLFRYFDDALSVFWRAQVTT from the coding sequence ATGATTAACTCGATAGGAAACGTGACGAACAGCCCGACTACCCAACGACCGACCGATTTGCAGACTTGCGAAAAGTACTGTGTGTTTGAGGTTGGGACCTCGACGCTCGGAGTGCTGGCAACGGCGGTTCGGGAGGTAGCGTTGCGACCGCAAATTGCCGCAGTTCCGGATGCGAATCACTTGTTGGCAGGTTTGTGTCATTTACGAAATGAATTCCTCCCTGTGGTGAATCTTCTTGATTTGGATGTTGCTTCGAAATCTCAATCAGGCGGCCAACAGGTGATCGTCATAACTGCTGGGAATGGGCCTTGGGCCTTGCTCGTCGATCGAGTGATTGGATTGGTACCGCTGGAAGTATCCTTATCATCGGAAGCTGGTACGGCACTCGGCTGGACTTCTTCCGTCATGGGTTCAGCTTCCCATGATGATCGCATCGTTCAGGTCTTGGATGCCAATTCGTTATTTCGATATTTCGATGACGCTCTCAGCGTCTTTTGGCGTGCGCAGGTTACCACTTAA
- a CDS encoding type 1 glutamine amidotransferase, translated as MSDRQKGFEEGTNCFDHRFPPSHGAEQSRQAFTDSSHPLRWKDACGLYFSKSTTWSSPNLPAQTAFTMQNRPYLLLQIRNAEDPMRYQEVECFSRVLQCNPNDIRVHNLLAGEPAPAEYDACQIILLGGSGDYSAAGEGDWLERILDVLRQIHGRSQPTFASCWGFQAMARALGGQVVHDLSRAELGTINITKTAAADQDPIFVRSPAIFPAQMGHEDLVIELPLDAVRLGFSERVEHQAFRFSDKPIYCTQFHPELDLRGLMERVIAYPKYIRKIAGISVEEFRQQCQETPAANEILRRFVQHVHDEW; from the coding sequence ATGAGTGACCGCCAGAAAGGATTCGAAGAGGGGACAAATTGTTTCGATCATCGATTCCCGCCCTCGCATGGAGCTGAACAATCACGTCAAGCATTCACGGATTCGTCGCACCCCCTTCGCTGGAAAGACGCGTGTGGCTTATACTTCTCGAAGTCGACCACCTGGAGCTCACCGAACCTACCGGCACAAACGGCATTTACCATGCAGAATCGACCTTATCTCTTGCTTCAAATTCGCAACGCTGAAGACCCGATGCGATATCAAGAGGTCGAATGCTTCTCCCGTGTGCTGCAATGCAATCCGAACGACATCCGAGTTCACAATTTACTCGCAGGTGAACCCGCACCGGCGGAATATGACGCCTGCCAAATCATCTTGCTCGGCGGCAGCGGAGACTATTCGGCAGCTGGCGAGGGTGATTGGTTAGAGCGAATCTTAGACGTGTTACGGCAAATCCATGGACGCTCCCAACCAACGTTCGCCTCCTGCTGGGGATTTCAAGCCATGGCTCGAGCCCTCGGTGGACAGGTCGTGCATGATCTGTCTCGAGCCGAACTTGGCACCATCAACATCACCAAAACGGCGGCCGCCGATCAGGACCCGATCTTTGTCCGGTCTCCAGCAATCTTTCCAGCCCAAATGGGCCACGAAGACCTGGTTATCGAATTACCTTTAGATGCAGTTCGGCTCGGGTTCTCGGAACGAGTCGAACACCAAGCGTTTCGCTTTTCTGACAAGCCGATTTACTGCACTCAGTTTCATCCCGAGCTTGATTTACGGGGTTTAATGGAACGTGTGATCGCCTATCCGAAATACATTCGCAAGATCGCTGGCATCTCCGTCGAGGAGTTCCGACAGCAATGCCAAGAGACCCCCGCGGCCAACGAAATCCTGAGACGATTCGTCCAACATGTTCACGACGAATGGTAA
- a CDS encoding response regulator, with translation MSVQKILVVDDSHTVRAVVKCTLTEAGYSVITAAGGVEALELIKSERPALAVLDIRMPVMDGYAVCEEIKKLGEPFHRLPVIFLTALESHALELLGDQWGAYLQKPVKAPELLRVVSQVIGPADRQLDSTSEGVAKGAETTTGLTAADVGQTTVK, from the coding sequence ATGTCAGTGCAAAAGATCTTGGTGGTAGACGACAGTCACACCGTACGAGCAGTTGTTAAGTGTACGTTGACCGAGGCTGGATACAGCGTCATTACCGCGGCCGGCGGTGTAGAAGCCCTTGAGTTGATAAAGTCCGAACGACCGGCACTTGCCGTACTCGATATTCGGATGCCAGTGATGGATGGTTACGCTGTCTGTGAGGAGATCAAAAAGCTCGGGGAGCCATTTCACCGCCTGCCGGTTATTTTTTTGACGGCTCTGGAATCCCACGCACTCGAATTGTTGGGAGATCAATGGGGCGCGTATCTTCAGAAACCGGTCAAAGCGCCCGAATTGCTGCGGGTTGTAAGTCAGGTAATCGGGCCAGCCGACCGCCAGCTAGACTCGACTAGCGAGGGAGTGGCGAAAGGTGCGGAAACAACAACCGGTCTGACCGCGGCCGATGTGGGACAGACTACGGTGAAATAA
- a CDS encoding ATP-binding cassette domain-containing protein — translation MIELRQVSKSWDHGKSFAVRKINLKVEAGEVLALLGGSGCGKSTTIKMINRLVEPSEGKILLNGVDVSGQDAVTVRRQIGYVFQGIGLFPHMTVAENVGVIPRIMGQPLATYREKVHQLLELVHLSPSEFASRLPGQLSGGQKQRVGFARALAADSKVMLLDEPFGALDPVTRDSLQAEFRSLQQQLQFTAVMVTHDMAEALILADQIAVMQAGRLIRVGTPSELLRDPGDDYVAALLETPRRHVRLLQDLEAGHCQDNSLDRSGENE, via the coding sequence ATGATCGAATTAAGACAAGTCAGCAAGAGTTGGGATCATGGTAAGAGCTTCGCGGTTCGAAAAATTAATCTCAAGGTGGAAGCCGGCGAGGTACTCGCATTGCTGGGGGGCTCCGGCTGTGGGAAAAGTACGACAATTAAGATGATCAACCGACTGGTTGAACCTAGCGAGGGAAAAATATTGTTGAACGGTGTGGACGTTTCGGGCCAGGATGCGGTCACCGTTCGCCGGCAAATCGGTTACGTGTTTCAAGGGATTGGACTATTTCCGCATATGACCGTTGCGGAAAACGTCGGTGTGATCCCCCGCATTATGGGGCAGCCCTTGGCGACTTACCGTGAAAAAGTGCATCAATTACTGGAGCTGGTGCACTTATCTCCGAGCGAGTTTGCGTCCCGTCTTCCCGGGCAATTATCGGGTGGCCAAAAGCAACGGGTCGGATTTGCCCGAGCCTTGGCGGCTGATTCAAAAGTGATGTTGCTGGACGAACCCTTTGGCGCATTGGATCCCGTCACACGCGATAGTTTGCAGGCGGAATTTCGCAGTCTGCAGCAACAGTTGCAGTTCACCGCTGTGATGGTGACGCATGACATGGCTGAGGCTCTGATTCTCGCCGACCAGATTGCCGTGATGCAAGCGGGACGGCTGATTCGTGTCGGCACGCCGTCTGAATTGTTGAGAGATCCGGGCGATGATTACGTGGCAGCCTTATTGGAAACCCCCCGTCGTCATGTCCGTTTGCTTCAAGATTTGGAGGCCGGGCATTGTCAGGATAATTCATTGGATCGCTCCGGGGAGAACGAATGA
- a CDS encoding response regulator, translated as MQDVNGETVVLHEPLCLVRDWLEAGRDNPENYAAAIRELRTIGDSAEDAGRGDIARFVNQLANLTEIAVLSTDDSAMGSESAEILTYVDDSLSLLQQAFDDVDDLGEPLDKRLSEGVQRWGECLQVFNEQQNEAESWQPSAKTTDFDPRSENDQVNDDIGMILTSLSELTSASTAQVASDEVQGQEEAKEFLSQLATESVESVSGEERSSLNDDVILEGEIKEAYLDDAQRCLASIESSLLAFENSPNPQPLNQVCRELHTLKGASASVGLVKLAAFLHHVEDDLQASCDRSDGQIDVDPILQGVDLVRQQISLVAPETTSVPVETKNGKDQSPKPGTPSGKRPAAFSDSTASSKDSVRVKSAQLDRLMDMLAELVMLRNRRECRVEQLKEINTELVACVSRLRAFEEDCPPAASLNSLTIDPIEYRSKKPRRRKVSSLTEVANDLLDLGRNLRELYEPVGDENRAISRFIRQFRQELVQLRRVPVGGLFARLQRAARDAAKKENKQVALQLVGEDVGLERSIQEQLYDALLHIVRNAVSHGIETESQRIALGKNPSGTLRLEANGGSNLLVITVRDDGRGLDYDALRRRGVEMGLIASDRVATRSELARLIFHPGFSTKTETTELSGRGVGMDVVATTLEELQSWIEVESEPGQGTIIRLLIPLHSVIEHVMVFRSGNQEFAVPTQFVKAAGPWVPEQSQDFPLIPFSSVCPNTRSQDLNQSQLIVIAHGWEVTDSDNESDSTQRIERRIGLLVDEIVGPEEVVVRPLPSLLKDQRMFGGVTLSGTGDIMLLFDGQHLLQRSLMVSREGSTLDPSHFSKNRSSTECKRALVVDDSRSSRRALIQLLDSDHYLIDEASDGLEAVKLLNQQAYDIIFTDLEMPQMSGFDLLREIRSREIYEMTPVLMVSSRDEEVFKDKARNLGVTDYLTKPVSEKQINGALCRLQEPN; from the coding sequence GTGCAAGACGTTAACGGTGAAACGGTCGTCCTTCATGAACCGCTCTGCTTGGTTCGAGATTGGTTGGAAGCCGGACGGGATAACCCTGAGAACTACGCGGCGGCGATACGAGAACTCAGGACCATTGGTGATTCGGCAGAAGATGCGGGTCGCGGTGACATCGCTCGCTTTGTTAATCAACTGGCCAACTTGACCGAGATCGCCGTGCTTTCAACTGATGACAGCGCGATGGGCTCGGAATCGGCGGAAATCCTCACTTATGTCGACGATTCACTTTCGCTGCTTCAGCAGGCATTCGACGACGTAGACGACCTGGGAGAGCCGCTCGATAAACGTCTGTCCGAAGGCGTACAGCGTTGGGGTGAATGCTTGCAGGTTTTCAATGAACAACAAAATGAAGCTGAGAGTTGGCAACCGTCCGCAAAAACGACTGATTTTGATCCAAGGTCGGAAAATGATCAGGTCAACGACGATATTGGCATGATACTCACTTCGTTGTCGGAGCTCACTTCCGCATCAACTGCCCAAGTCGCGTCAGATGAGGTGCAAGGGCAAGAAGAAGCGAAGGAGTTCTTAAGTCAATTGGCGACTGAGTCAGTTGAATCGGTGTCCGGTGAAGAGAGATCCTCGTTAAATGACGATGTGATCTTGGAAGGGGAAATCAAGGAAGCCTATCTCGACGATGCACAACGTTGCTTGGCCTCGATCGAGTCATCGTTACTTGCCTTTGAAAACTCGCCCAATCCGCAACCGCTCAATCAAGTTTGTCGGGAATTGCACACGCTGAAAGGCGCTTCGGCAAGCGTGGGTTTAGTGAAACTGGCAGCTTTTTTGCACCATGTAGAAGATGATCTGCAAGCCTCTTGCGATCGGTCCGATGGTCAAATCGACGTCGATCCGATTCTGCAAGGTGTTGATTTAGTTCGACAGCAAATCAGCCTAGTTGCTCCTGAAACGACCAGTGTCCCCGTGGAAACGAAGAATGGGAAAGATCAATCGCCAAAACCCGGGACTCCATCCGGCAAAAGGCCGGCTGCGTTCTCCGACTCCACTGCCTCCTCCAAAGATTCGGTTCGTGTTAAGTCAGCTCAACTGGATCGACTAATGGATATGTTGGCGGAATTGGTGATGCTCCGAAACCGGCGCGAATGTCGCGTTGAGCAACTCAAGGAAATTAACACGGAGCTGGTGGCTTGTGTTTCTCGCCTCCGGGCTTTTGAAGAAGATTGTCCTCCCGCGGCCTCGCTCAATTCGTTGACCATCGACCCGATCGAATATCGATCAAAGAAACCAAGACGACGGAAGGTTAGTTCGTTGACTGAAGTCGCGAACGATCTGCTCGACCTGGGTCGAAATCTACGAGAACTGTATGAACCGGTGGGTGACGAAAATCGAGCTATCTCGCGATTCATTCGACAGTTTCGTCAAGAGCTTGTGCAGTTGCGACGTGTTCCCGTAGGTGGGCTATTCGCTCGTTTGCAACGAGCTGCCCGTGACGCTGCGAAAAAAGAAAATAAACAGGTTGCGTTACAGCTTGTTGGTGAAGACGTGGGTTTGGAGCGATCAATTCAAGAACAGTTGTATGATGCACTGCTTCATATTGTGCGCAACGCCGTCAGCCATGGGATTGAGACGGAATCGCAACGAATTGCGCTGGGGAAAAATCCATCCGGCACGCTGAGGTTGGAAGCAAATGGTGGATCCAATTTGCTCGTGATCACCGTCCGTGACGATGGGCGAGGGCTCGACTATGACGCCCTCCGTCGTCGAGGTGTTGAAATGGGATTGATTGCTTCTGATCGAGTCGCAACGCGGTCGGAGTTGGCTCGACTGATCTTTCATCCGGGGTTCTCCACCAAGACAGAAACAACCGAACTATCCGGCCGTGGTGTGGGCATGGATGTTGTCGCTACGACGTTGGAGGAACTTCAAAGTTGGATCGAAGTTGAATCTGAACCCGGTCAGGGAACGATCATTCGTCTCCTGATTCCGCTGCATTCTGTGATTGAGCACGTGATGGTGTTCCGATCAGGCAATCAGGAGTTTGCTGTCCCTACTCAATTTGTGAAAGCAGCCGGACCATGGGTGCCGGAACAATCACAGGATTTCCCCCTGATTCCGTTCTCGAGTGTCTGTCCGAATACTCGTTCTCAGGACCTGAATCAAAGTCAACTCATCGTGATTGCACACGGGTGGGAAGTCACTGACAGCGATAATGAATCGGACTCAACACAACGAATTGAAAGGCGAATCGGACTGTTGGTTGATGAAATTGTTGGTCCCGAGGAAGTCGTGGTGCGTCCTCTTCCTTCCTTGCTGAAAGACCAACGAATGTTTGGCGGAGTCACCCTTTCAGGGACAGGTGATATTATGCTGCTGTTCGACGGTCAACATTTGCTTCAGCGCAGCTTGATGGTGAGTCGCGAAGGTTCGACTCTTGATCCGTCCCACTTCTCAAAGAACCGGTCCTCGACAGAATGCAAGCGGGCGTTGGTGGTTGACGATTCTCGCAGTTCACGACGGGCGCTGATTCAATTGCTTGATTCAGATCACTATCTGATTGACGAAGCATCCGATGGGCTTGAAGCGGTGAAGCTTCTTAATCAACAAGCCTATGACATTATTTTCACGGATTTGGAGATGCCACAAATGAGTGGTTTTGACCTGTTGCGGGAAATCAGGTCGCGAGAAATCTACGAAATGACTCCTGTCCTGATGGTGAGCAGTCGAGACGAAGAAGTGTTCAAAGATAAAGCTAGGAATTTGGGCGTCACCGACTACCTCACAAAACCAGTTAGTGAAAAACAGATTAACGGTGCTCTTTGTCGTTTGCAGGAACCGAACTGA
- a CDS encoding methyl-accepting chemotaxis protein has translation MKISTFFICTHVGAVLLGAIPVVIIQALNGGLIASGISLVASIGVASVVVGLMLRRTKQSLSSLQRAISAGDASHVVMSGIAEIDTAAAEIGDRLHRWAEAAVTTREQFREIEQLVTQLTRRGLSASSSRTQPGNQLREMLMSITGQADSELHQILTCTEDIERYTREISGGAEDQSEAVSKTTTYVEQMSANIDSVSHNADAAQKAAIATNESASSALQQVRELIDGMDRIRQHVEASESRLRSLGDHSQEIGSIVETISSISSRTDMLALNASIESVRAGEHGRGFAVVADEVRKLAEQAAQATREVAGLIESIQLETQESIALMAEEREEVEAEVRRVGAAGDALERINQISSDSASQVSEITNAAQLQLQLTRDVVLAVERISEVAKSSRTRAEEACWTTGTLTKLARQFNTVLDPLRPSRTGEFAGSRNARPLSTTMPVARPTTDNDRATNKMVDTVPTA, from the coding sequence TTGAAAATCAGCACTTTCTTCATTTGCACACACGTTGGCGCTGTCCTGTTGGGGGCGATCCCTGTCGTGATTATTCAAGCGTTGAACGGCGGATTAATTGCCTCTGGGATCAGTCTCGTCGCTTCTATCGGGGTTGCGAGTGTTGTCGTCGGCCTGATGCTGCGGCGCACGAAGCAAAGTCTTTCATCGTTGCAACGGGCGATTTCCGCTGGCGATGCGAGTCATGTGGTGATGTCTGGAATCGCGGAAATTGATACCGCGGCAGCGGAGATTGGCGACCGATTGCATCGCTGGGCTGAAGCTGCTGTCACCACACGCGAACAATTTCGCGAAATAGAACAGCTCGTCACGCAACTGACCCGACGTGGATTGTCAGCAAGCAGTAGTCGGACCCAGCCCGGTAATCAACTGCGCGAAATGCTGATGAGCATCACCGGGCAGGCGGACTCTGAACTCCATCAAATCCTGACATGCACCGAGGATATCGAACGCTATACCCGAGAAATATCTGGGGGAGCTGAGGACCAGAGTGAGGCGGTCAGTAAGACAACCACTTACGTTGAACAGATGTCGGCAAATATCGATTCCGTTTCGCACAACGCTGATGCGGCCCAAAAGGCGGCGATTGCGACCAATGAATCTGCCAGTTCTGCCTTGCAGCAAGTTCGAGAACTCATCGACGGTATGGATCGCATTCGACAGCATGTCGAAGCGAGCGAGTCTCGACTTCGTTCACTGGGCGATCACTCCCAAGAAATTGGATCCATTGTAGAGACGATCAGTTCTATCTCGTCGCGGACCGACATGTTGGCGTTGAATGCTTCCATCGAATCCGTGCGGGCGGGAGAGCACGGTCGCGGCTTCGCGGTCGTGGCCGATGAAGTGCGGAAATTGGCCGAACAAGCAGCTCAGGCGACGCGAGAAGTTGCCGGGCTGATTGAGTCGATTCAGCTTGAGACACAGGAGTCGATTGCGTTGATGGCCGAAGAACGTGAGGAAGTTGAGGCGGAAGTCAGACGCGTTGGCGCCGCAGGTGATGCTTTGGAACGCATTAACCAGATTTCGAGCGACTCGGCCTCTCAAGTGAGTGAAATCACGAACGCAGCTCAGCTGCAACTGCAATTGACGCGAGACGTCGTTTTGGCCGTGGAGCGTATTTCCGAGGTTGCCAAGTCGAGTCGTACGCGAGCGGAGGAGGCCTGCTGGACTACGGGGACGCTAACGAAACTCGCTCGGCAATTTAATACCGTGTTGGATCCGCTGCGACCCTCGCGTACAGGCGAGTTTGCCGGTTCACGAAATGCGCGTCCTTTGTCCACCACGATGCCCGTGGCGAGGCCCACAACCGATAACGATCGCGCGACGAACAAAATGGTCGATACAGTTCCAACGGCGTAG
- a CDS encoding lysophospholipid acyltransferase family protein: MRFWLRKLVLRGTRLLLSLRYRISVEGLDRLQLHEGPTLVLPNHPAYVDPAIVLAHLPLAQECLRPVVYTETYRMPALYPLMRVVDAVEVPDLRRTRRAAVLETRQLIDEIVNNLKAGESFLIYPSGRLQRKNHEYIGTARMTHDILTRCGEVNVLLVRIRGVWGSVFSCAPTGGVPDLRKLVLAGVPRLLGSLILFLPRRNVSLVVEQVNSQRLAELNRLEMNEQLERWYNEDGGESPSYVPFHVLLKKRRKLLSVTNRRRRLLRRPKTTDDNQVIDEDQKFTNTNSPEPPDHA; this comes from the coding sequence ATGAGATTTTGGCTGCGCAAGCTGGTGTTGAGGGGGACGCGTCTGCTGCTGAGTCTTCGTTATCGGATCAGTGTCGAAGGGCTTGACCGGTTGCAACTCCACGAGGGGCCGACGTTGGTGCTGCCGAATCATCCGGCCTATGTGGATCCTGCGATCGTTTTGGCCCACCTTCCCTTGGCTCAGGAATGCCTGCGACCGGTCGTCTACACCGAGACCTATCGTATGCCGGCCCTCTATCCACTGATGCGAGTTGTTGATGCGGTAGAGGTTCCCGATCTGCGCCGAACTCGCCGGGCAGCCGTGCTGGAGACTCGACAACTGATCGATGAGATCGTGAATAATTTGAAGGCAGGCGAGAGCTTCTTGATCTATCCGTCTGGTCGATTGCAACGTAAAAACCACGAGTACATCGGGACGGCCCGAATGACGCACGACATCCTCACGCGCTGTGGTGAGGTGAATGTGCTGCTGGTACGAATTCGAGGTGTGTGGGGAAGCGTCTTTAGCTGTGCACCCACCGGGGGTGTGCCTGATCTTCGCAAGTTGGTGCTGGCTGGCGTGCCGCGATTGTTGGGCAGTCTGATACTGTTTTTGCCTCGCCGCAACGTGTCGTTGGTCGTTGAGCAGGTTAACAGCCAACGGCTTGCGGAATTGAATCGCCTGGAGATGAATGAACAACTGGAACGTTGGTACAACGAGGATGGAGGAGAATCACCTAGCTACGTGCCATTTCATGTCTTGTTGAAAAAGCGGCGCAAGCTTTTGTCGGTGACAAATCGGCGAAGGCGACTGTTGCGACGTCCGAAAACGACGGATGACAATCAAGTCATCGACGAAGATCAAAAATTCACGAACACAAACTCGCCTGAACCGCCGGATCATGCATGA